Within Flagellimonas maritima, the genomic segment ATGAAATAGACTGTTTTCTTTGGACCAATCCCTTTGTTCAAATAATATAGCATAGTTTTCATCTTTAATGTTTCCCGAATAGGACTCTAAATCGATATTGGAAAAAGAATTGTTAAACCAATTGTGCAGCTGATGGAGCAACGCATCAAAACCTTTATTTTGATATTCCTGAATCAAATTTGCCGCTACATGGTTGCGTTTTGAACTACTGACTTCATGATGATTAAAGATAATCTGGAATTGATATCGATTTTCTTCTTGTTGATAAAATGCATAGAACGAATTAAAAGCGCTTTTACAGTAACTGCATGTTGTGGATAACACCAAGCGAATCTCATGGGCTGCATTATTACTAGACTTTAATGCATTGTTGACCTTCAGATTGTCAATACGCTTACAGTCCGAAAGAACCATTTCAATTATTCTTTGAGAACGCTTGAACCTGAGCAAATCAATTATATTGGCGTTAAGTCCGTAGTTCTCTATTCGTAATTTCCGAAAGTTGTATATAATCAAGAGTGCCATTGAGAAAAGTAAAATAAAAAAAGATATTTCTTCGAGTATGCTTCTTAGAGAGTCGGAGAAATTCCACATTTGCCGAAAATCTGTATGTAGAAAGACGAAAATGGCTTGGAATACAATACATGTACTGGATAATAAACATAAAGGACACCAGGCCCTTGCAATAAATTTTTGAATAAAGACAGTTGTCAGGACCGTTAAAAGTGCAATGGTATAGACCACAATATGCATGAAATTAAAACTTCCAGAAAACACTGTAAAAATCAAGTTTGAAGCGAAAAAGGCGAAAAGGAAATCATTAAAGGAAAATACGAATATGCTATATTTTTCAGAATCCAATACAGTACTACAGCTCCTCTCTTTGTCTTCTCCACAAATCTTCTCCCCTAAAGATGACACCATTTTATGGCTGGTCTTGAATATTTCTTCAGAAAGATAAAATCCAATTATTGAAATAATGCAGAAGGAAAGAAGGAAAGGATCAGACCAAAAAAATAGCAGTAT encodes:
- a CDS encoding vitamin K epoxide reductase family protein — encoded protein: MDLILYNTLLSYFKAVDIYVSPNELKLQLFSHPDTPSLYAVSETLNFLKIDNVAAKVEPGQLEILPDNFIAFLKNNEGIKHFAHIKKLKSGSLLSNTNDKFSKKEFLKRWDGIVLIADEENKRQVSTDVWSKIPYILSIFLILLFFWSDPFLLSFCIISIIGFYLSEEIFKTSHKMVSSLGEKICGEDKERSCSTVLDSEKYSIFVFSFNDFLFAFFASNLIFTVFSGSFNFMHIVVYTIALLTVLTTVFIQKFIARAWCPLCLLSSTCIVFQAIFVFLHTDFRQMWNFSDSLRSILEEISFFILLFSMALLIIYNFRKLRIENYGLNANIIDLLRFKRSQRIIEMVLSDCKRIDNLKVNNALKSSNNAAHEIRLVLSTTCSYCKSAFNSFYAFYQQEENRYQFQIIFNHHEVSSSKRNHVAANLIQEYQNKGFDALLHQLHNWFNNSFSNIDLESYSGNIKDENYAILFEQRDWSKENSLFHTPILIIDDIIVPEYYDSSFLGDMLNAIEENK